A stretch of the Sulfurihydrogenibium subterraneum DSM 15120 genome encodes the following:
- the coaBC gene encoding bifunctional phosphopantothenoylcysteine decarboxylase/phosphopantothenate--cysteine ligase CoaBC — MLENKNVLVGVSGSIASYKACEIVRLLQKKGANVRVCMTPSALEFVGRLTFQALTGEDVYISWKDGKTGLEHITLARWADVFLIAPASANTIAKLRFGIADNFLTSLALAYDKPIVIAPAMNTKMYENPATQENLKVLKDRGHIIVSPSEGILACGEEGAGKLADLEDIMLAVKYAITPKLLKGKKVLITAGGTREYFDPIRYISNASSGQMGYLLAESAYCMGADVVVISAPTCLKLPSQIKKIDVISAQDMFEKVKELYQEFDIIIMNAAVADFRPKQYSSQKLKKDKENLIIQLEPNPDILKFLGENKKENQILIGFAAESDNLYQNAVDKLNRKNLDYIIANPVKVFSKDFYEGILIDKSLNTLNISAKTKEDASFEILKKIFS, encoded by the coding sequence ATGCTTGAGAATAAAAACGTTCTTGTCGGTGTTAGCGGTTCTATAGCATCTTACAAAGCATGTGAGATAGTTAGACTCCTTCAAAAAAAAGGAGCAAATGTTAGGGTTTGTATGACTCCATCTGCTTTAGAGTTTGTAGGTAGGCTTACTTTCCAAGCTCTTACAGGAGAGGATGTATATATCTCTTGGAAAGATGGAAAAACAGGCTTAGAACATATAACATTAGCAAGATGGGCAGATGTATTTTTAATAGCTCCAGCTTCTGCAAACACTATTGCAAAACTTAGGTTTGGAATTGCTGATAACTTTTTAACATCTTTAGCCCTTGCTTACGATAAACCAATCGTAATAGCTCCTGCTATGAATACTAAAATGTACGAAAATCCTGCAACACAAGAAAACCTAAAAGTATTAAAAGATAGAGGACATATAATAGTAAGTCCGTCAGAAGGAATTTTAGCCTGCGGAGAGGAGGGAGCTGGTAAGTTAGCAGATTTAGAAGATATAATGTTAGCTGTAAAGTATGCTATTACCCCTAAACTTTTAAAAGGAAAAAAAGTGTTAATAACAGCAGGAGGAACAAGAGAGTACTTTGACCCTATAAGGTACATATCAAACGCATCGTCAGGGCAGATGGGATACCTACTTGCTGAAAGTGCTTACTGTATGGGAGCAGATGTAGTAGTTATCTCAGCTCCTACCTGTTTAAAACTTCCATCTCAGATTAAAAAAATAGATGTAATATCAGCCCAAGATATGTTTGAAAAAGTAAAAGAACTTTACCAAGAGTTTGATATCATCATAATGAACGCAGCAGTTGCAGACTTTAGACCAAAGCAGTATAGCTCCCAGAAACTAAAAAAAGATAAAGAAAATTTAATTATACAGCTTGAGCCTAACCCTGACATACTAAAGTTTTTAGGTGAAAATAAAAAAGAAAATCAGATACTTATAGGTTTTGCAGCTGAAAGTGATAATCTATATCAAAACGCAGTAGATAAGCTTAATAGGAAAAACCTTGACTACATTATTGCCAATCCAGTTAAAGTTTTTAGTAAGGATTTTTACGAGGGAATACTGATTGATAAATCATTAAATACTTTAAATATATCAGCTAAAACTAAAGAAGATGCTTCCTTTGAAATACTGAAAAAGATATTTTCTTAA
- a CDS encoding acyltransferase: MKRFLFLTFFIIFKFSFAQEITIIGDSLTVGSEKYLRQQIPDVVIDAKVGRKFQEAMPVIKELESKCLLGKIVVIALGTNGIFTVEEALEVIDYLNTRQRKVIFVNVKVPRYWESQVNQNYQILKQLRPNIEVIDWNYLSTVLCSRPDIGACFRQDGYHLTQIGSYIYSYIIYKYISNTN, translated from the coding sequence ATGAAAAGATTTTTATTTTTAACATTTTTTATTATTTTTAAGTTTTCTTTTGCCCAAGAGATAACGATTATAGGAGATAGTTTAACGGTAGGGTCAGAAAAATACCTTAGACAACAGATTCCAGATGTTGTGATAGATGCAAAAGTAGGAAGAAAGTTTCAAGAAGCCATGCCTGTAATAAAAGAGTTAGAATCAAAATGTCTTCTTGGGAAAATAGTTGTAATAGCTCTTGGAACAAACGGAATATTTACAGTTGAAGAGGCTTTGGAAGTTATAGATTATTTAAATACCAGACAAAGAAAAGTTATCTTTGTAAACGTAAAAGTTCCAAGATATTGGGAAAGTCAAGTTAATCAAAACTATCAAATATTAAAACAGCTTAGACCTAACATAGAAGTGATAGACTGGAATTATTTAAGCACTGTTTTGTGTTCTCGTCCAGATATAGGGGCTTGTTTTAGACAGGATGGTTATCATCTTACTCAAATTGGAAGTTATATTTACAGCTACATAATATACAAATATATAAGTAATACAAACTAA
- a CDS encoding alkylmercury lyase codes for MVEFQYFEGCPNAKETLNNLLSLVEEGFLKKDEIKITKIESPDDAQKLNFQGSPSILYNGIDIYTLEKPSSYAYNCRTYFIDGKLTGVLSKEFIKERIER; via the coding sequence TTGGTAGAGTTTCAATATTTTGAAGGATGTCCAAATGCTAAAGAAACCTTAAATAACCTTTTATCTCTTGTAGAAGAAGGTTTTTTAAAAAAAGATGAGATTAAAATTACAAAAATAGAATCTCCCGACGATGCTCAAAAATTGAACTTTCAAGGCTCTCCGTCTATTCTCTACAACGGTATTGATATATACACATTAGAAAAACCATCTTCATACGCTTATAACTGTAGGACTTACTTTATAGATGGAAAACTAACTGGTGTACTTTCCAAAGAGTTTATAAAAGAAAGAATAGAAAGGTAA
- a CDS encoding acyltransferase family protein — protein MEKIKGLDGLRGILVSSVLIFHVFLVFYPDKVDYFSGGFLAVESFFVLSGFLITQSLIKKSSDKDYFSALIDFLKGRYLRLFPGFVFLQLSLLLVINFLFPNLFVKFIQEFIASSLNVYNWWLIFRNVPYFEKFDDVLFTLHLWSLSIEWQFYIIWGIVFLMTSRFGKKALTLLIITTAFLSVLEMTAIYHLYGNVDRVYFGTDTRFFSFIIGSLLALHIDRFESKKVLFTITGFLSLAVLISFYLFMSNYNDYMYSLGFLFTSLTTTVLILSILKSNYINTIMSIFPLRWLGERSYSIYLWHYPVFVIIYQLYSNSYVDTIIAGVLITLFISNISYIFIEEPFRKINFSGLLNYKNAFNFLVSLLFIGVSVMYLSIFQPINEEKALSVELNKDNAVSYELTIREEAYSKENQNIDNSQTEVKSEDSKDNTQFTSNPNATTFIVGDSVLLGAAEYVKKYIPNSEIDAKVGRQFSELKEILSEDRVNKYNKIIIALGNNGHIRKSDLEYILDKLKGKEVYLVTVKVPRPWQNEVNKLFREVALERTNVHLVDWYSVSKEKEDLFVKDKVHLNPKGSKVYASILKSYLIGKPFDIPTESKKDIKIESEVENIDIKPVEKTEEKEELKSF, from the coding sequence ATGGAAAAAATAAAAGGTCTTGATGGACTTAGAGGAATTTTAGTAAGTTCAGTTTTAATTTTCCATGTGTTTTTGGTATTCTACCCTGATAAAGTAGATTACTTTAGTGGTGGATTTTTAGCTGTAGAGTCCTTCTTTGTTTTATCTGGATTTTTAATAACACAATCTTTAATAAAAAAATCCAGTGATAAAGATTACTTTTCAGCATTAATAGACTTTTTAAAAGGAAGGTACTTAAGACTTTTTCCTGGGTTTGTATTTTTACAGTTAAGTCTTCTTTTAGTAATCAACTTTCTATTTCCTAATCTATTTGTAAAGTTTATACAAGAATTTATAGCAAGCAGTTTAAATGTTTATAACTGGTGGCTTATTTTTAGAAATGTTCCTTACTTTGAAAAATTTGATGACGTATTATTTACATTACATCTATGGTCTTTATCTATTGAATGGCAATTTTACATCATTTGGGGAATTGTTTTTTTAATGACTTCAAGATTTGGTAAAAAAGCCTTAACATTGCTAATAATCACAACAGCATTTTTATCTGTATTAGAAATGACTGCTATCTATCACTTATACGGAAATGTAGATAGAGTTTACTTTGGAACAGATACAAGATTCTTCTCTTTTATAATAGGTTCTCTATTAGCTTTACATATAGACAGATTTGAAAGTAAAAAAGTATTGTTTACAATAACAGGATTCTTAAGTTTAGCTGTATTAATTTCATTTTACCTTTTCATGTCTAACTATAATGACTATATGTACTCACTTGGATTTTTATTTACTTCTTTAACAACAACTGTTTTGATATTATCAATACTAAAATCTAATTATATAAATACCATAATGTCTATTTTTCCTTTAAGATGGTTAGGTGAAAGAAGTTATTCTATCTATCTGTGGCATTATCCTGTATTTGTGATAATATATCAGTTATACTCAAACAGTTATGTGGATACTATAATAGCAGGAGTTCTTATAACATTGTTTATCTCTAACATTAGTTATATCTTTATAGAAGAACCTTTTAGAAAGATTAATTTTAGTGGCTTACTAAATTATAAAAATGCTTTTAATTTTCTCGTATCTTTACTTTTTATAGGTGTTTCAGTTATGTATCTATCAATATTTCAACCTATAAACGAAGAAAAAGCTCTATCTGTAGAATTAAATAAAGATAACGCTGTATCTTACGAACTAACGATAAGGGAAGAAGCTTACAGTAAAGAAAATCAAAATATAGATAACTCTCAAACTGAAGTCAAAAGTGAAGATTCAAAAGATAACACTCAATTTACTTCAAACCCTAACGCAACTACGTTTATAGTTGGAGATTCTGTTTTACTTGGTGCAGCTGAGTACGTAAAAAAATACATTCCAAATTCTGAAATAGATGCAAAAGTAGGTAGACAGTTTAGTGAGCTAAAGGAGATTTTGTCAGAAGATAGAGTAAATAAATACAACAAAATTATAATAGCTTTAGGAAACAATGGACACATTAGAAAGTCTGATTTAGAGTATATTTTGGATAAATTAAAAGGAAAAGAGGTTTATTTAGTTACTGTAAAAGTCCCAAGACCTTGGCAAAATGAAGTAAACAAATTATTTAGAGAAGTTGCTTTAGAGAGAACTAACGTACATCTGGTAGATTGGTACTCTGTTAGCAAAGAAAAAGAAGACCTTTTTGTAAAAGATAAAGTTCATCTAAATCCAAAAGGTTCTAAAGTTTACGCATCTATTTTAAAAAGCTACCTTATTGGTAAACCTTTTGACATTCCAACTGAAAGCAAAAAAGATATAAAAATTGAATCTGAAGTAGAAAACATAGATATAAAACCAGTAGAAAAAACTGAAGAAAAAGAAGAGTTAAAAAGTTTTTAA
- the thiE gene encoding thiamine phosphate synthase — protein sequence MKLRGLYVITDEKLTPYDKMLDMVEKALKGGASIVQLRDKNNSDEFLIPYSKELKDLCHKYNAIFIVNDRVDLALKVDADGVHIGEEDSDVAEVREKTKGKIMGVSCYGSVERALQMQDLGADYVAFGSFYPSPTKPKSRIVPKSVISDAKKVLKIPICVIGGLTVENSKELIDLGADLVAVISDVWTAPDIEERCKQYIKLFN from the coding sequence ATGAAGTTAAGAGGATTATACGTCATAACAGATGAAAAGTTAACACCTTACGATAAAATGTTAGATATGGTAGAAAAGGCTCTAAAGGGAGGAGCTTCTATCGTTCAGCTCAGGGATAAAAATAACTCTGATGAGTTTTTAATTCCTTACAGTAAGGAGCTTAAAGACCTGTGTCATAAGTATAACGCCATTTTTATAGTAAACGATAGAGTTGACCTTGCTCTAAAGGTAGATGCGGATGGAGTACACATAGGAGAAGAAGACTCTGACGTTGCAGAAGTTAGAGAAAAGACTAAAGGAAAGATAATGGGTGTTTCTTGCTACGGAAGTGTTGAAAGAGCTCTACAGATGCAGGATTTAGGTGCAGATTACGTAGCTTTTGGGAGCTTCTACCCTTCTCCAACAAAACCAAAATCAAGGATTGTACCTAAATCTGTTATAAGTGATGCAAAAAAAGTTTTAAAAATACCAATCTGTGTAATAGGTGGTTTGACAGTAGAAAATTCAAAAGAGCTTATAGACCTTGGTGCTGACCTTGTGGCAGTTATAAGCGACGTATGGACAGCTCCTGATATAGAAGAAAGATGTAAACAGTATATTAAGCTGTTTAATTAA
- the gltX gene encoding glutamate--tRNA ligase has translation MKRVRFAPSPTGYLHLGNARTALFNYLFAKHENGSLILRIEDTDLERSKKEYEEMLIEDLKWLGIQWDEGPDVGGNHGPYRQSERLEIYYKYVDKLLKSGDAYYCYCSEEELEKEREKAIAEGRPYRYSGKCRNLTPEERSDYEAQGIKPVVRFKVPDKTVVFEDIIRGHVEIDTKEFGDFVIVRQDGMPVYNFVVVIDDALMGITHVIRGEDHLSNTPKQIVIYEALGFNIPQFAHLPIILGEDRTKLSKRHGAVSVRALKDDGFLSEAVFNYLSLLGWHPKDEREILSKEEIIKQFRIEDVNKSPAIFDRTKLRWMNGVYIREILDLEELTKRSVEFFEGFGYKADFEYYKKVMEAIRDSIETLMDIKERAKVFFVDEFPFTEEVVAEVKSDPNFYKVVETFYEKVKDLDKITKEDFKNITKEIQKEHGFKGKALFHPIRIALTGESSGVSLDLLVEVIGVERVKFRLIRFLEYFG, from the coding sequence ATGAAAAGAGTTAGATTTGCACCAAGCCCAACAGGATACTTACACTTAGGAAATGCAAGAACCGCACTATTTAACTATCTATTTGCAAAGCATGAAAACGGTAGCCTTATTTTAAGAATAGAAGATACAGACTTAGAAAGGTCAAAAAAAGAGTATGAAGAAATGCTTATTGAAGATTTAAAATGGCTTGGTATCCAGTGGGATGAAGGACCTGATGTAGGTGGAAATCACGGACCCTATAGACAATCTGAAAGATTAGAAATCTACTATAAATACGTAGATAAACTTTTAAAATCAGGAGATGCTTACTACTGCTACTGCAGTGAAGAAGAGTTAGAAAAGGAAAGGGAAAAAGCGATAGCAGAAGGAAGACCTTATCGCTACAGCGGAAAATGTAGAAATTTAACACCAGAAGAAAGATCAGATTACGAAGCACAAGGAATAAAACCAGTTGTAAGATTTAAAGTCCCAGATAAAACAGTCGTTTTTGAAGATATTATAAGAGGACACGTAGAAATAGACACAAAAGAGTTTGGAGACTTTGTAATAGTAAGGCAAGATGGAATGCCTGTTTACAACTTTGTTGTTGTTATAGATGATGCACTTATGGGTATAACCCACGTTATAAGAGGAGAAGACCACCTTTCAAACACTCCAAAGCAGATAGTAATATACGAAGCACTTGGCTTTAACATTCCACAGTTTGCCCACCTTCCTATAATCTTAGGAGAAGACAGGACAAAACTATCAAAAAGACACGGAGCTGTATCAGTAAGAGCTTTAAAAGACGATGGATTTTTATCAGAAGCTGTATTTAACTACCTTTCTCTACTTGGATGGCACCCAAAAGATGAAAGAGAAATCTTATCCAAAGAAGAGATAATAAAACAGTTTAGAATAGAAGACGTAAACAAATCTCCAGCTATATTTGACAGAACAAAACTAAGATGGATGAATGGAGTTTACATAAGAGAAATATTAGATTTAGAAGAACTTACAAAAAGATCAGTAGAGTTTTTTGAAGGTTTTGGCTACAAAGCGGACTTTGAGTATTACAAAAAAGTTATGGAAGCTATAAGAGATAGTATAGAAACACTTATGGATATAAAAGAAAGGGCTAAAGTTTTCTTTGTAGACGAGTTTCCTTTTACAGAAGAAGTAGTAGCAGAAGTTAAATCTGACCCTAACTTTTACAAAGTGGTAGAGACTTTTTACGAAAAAGTAAAGGATTTAGATAAAATTACAAAAGAAGACTTTAAGAACATAACAAAAGAGATTCAAAAAGAACACGGTTTTAAAGGAAAAGCTCTCTTTCACCCTATAAGAATAGCCTTAACAGGAGAGTCTTCAGGAGTAAGTTTAGACCTACTTGTAGAAGTAATTGGAGTAGAAAGAGTAAAGTTTAGATTAATAAGATTTTTAGAATACTTTGGATAA
- a CDS encoding KUP/HAK/KT family potassium transporter has product MHSNKTSFSDVIRAIGTVFGDIGTSPLYTFAVIILITKPNIEEIYGIASLMIWTLILIPTLQYAWLAMNLSLRGEGSIIVLGEIAQSITKSEKIKKIHRALTILGIGFLLGDGIITPAITILSSTEGLRLIHGFENLSQETILAVAIFITLMLFLVQKFGTGKIGIAFGPFMTVYFLSIALIGIYFISKNPSVLKAFNPLEAINFIIHHPFVAFLALSEVILVATGGEAMYADMGHIGKNAIRIAWVFVFFAVVSSYLGQASFILSNLKEQNPFFDSASILLGNNLYILFLMIVTGAGIIASQALISGVFSIIFQGINARLIPLLQVRHTSTQLSTQIYIPVVNFFLLLGVLIMFLLFRQSEKMASAYGFAVNIDMVITSIFLMYIYFNLRKYFFFVVAIFLFMIDATFLASNNLKIPHGAFWPILFATPPITFMALYVLGQARIYKKAKFMDLQTFVNNFQKIYPTKCKIKGCAVFLIREKERIAPYLVETMIKHGIIYEENIFLSLKKLDQPFGIKSYIAGEICPGIKHAIVEYGYQEIVNVEQELRNLDINERVVFYGVDNVYSENLIWKLFGLIKRIFSNFADFYKLPPQKVHGVVVRIEI; this is encoded by the coding sequence ATGCATAGCAATAAGACAAGTTTTTCTGACGTTATAAGAGCTATAGGAACTGTATTTGGAGATATAGGAACGAGCCCTCTTTACACTTTTGCTGTAATTATCTTAATAACAAAACCAAATATTGAAGAGATCTATGGTATAGCTTCACTTATGATATGGACATTAATCTTAATTCCAACTCTACAGTATGCGTGGTTAGCAATGAACCTAAGTTTAAGAGGAGAAGGAAGTATAATTGTCTTAGGAGAAATTGCCCAATCTATAACTAAATCTGAAAAGATAAAGAAAATACATAGAGCTTTAACAATATTAGGAATAGGCTTCCTTTTAGGAGATGGTATTATAACACCTGCAATTACGATTCTTAGTTCAACTGAAGGATTAAGATTAATTCATGGGTTTGAAAATTTAAGTCAGGAAACAATCTTAGCTGTGGCTATTTTTATAACTTTAATGTTATTTTTAGTTCAAAAATTTGGAACAGGAAAAATCGGAATAGCTTTTGGACCTTTTATGACTGTTTATTTCCTCTCAATAGCTTTAATAGGTATTTATTTTATATCTAAAAATCCATCTGTATTAAAAGCCTTCAATCCTTTAGAAGCTATTAATTTTATTATTCACCATCCATTTGTAGCATTTCTTGCTCTCTCTGAAGTTATTCTTGTTGCAACAGGTGGTGAAGCAATGTATGCAGATATGGGACATATAGGAAAAAACGCAATAAGAATTGCATGGGTATTTGTTTTTTTTGCAGTAGTATCAAGTTATTTAGGTCAAGCGTCTTTTATTCTATCAAATTTGAAAGAACAAAATCCGTTTTTTGATAGTGCAAGTATTTTACTTGGTAATAATCTTTATATACTATTTTTAATGATAGTAACAGGTGCAGGTATAATCGCATCTCAAGCTTTAATAAGTGGAGTTTTTTCTATCATATTCCAAGGAATAAACGCAAGATTGATTCCTTTGCTTCAAGTAAGACACACTTCTACACAGTTAAGTACCCAGATTTATATACCTGTAGTAAACTTTTTCTTACTGCTTGGAGTGTTAATAATGTTTTTACTGTTTAGACAATCTGAAAAAATGGCCTCAGCTTACGGATTTGCAGTAAACATAGATATGGTTATTACAAGTATATTCTTAATGTATATATATTTTAATCTCAGAAAATACTTTTTCTTTGTAGTAGCAATTTTCCTTTTTATGATTGATGCTACTTTCCTTGCTTCAAACAACCTTAAAATACCTCACGGAGCATTTTGGCCAATACTGTTTGCAACACCACCTATAACATTTATGGCTCTTTACGTTTTAGGTCAAGCAAGGATTTACAAAAAAGCAAAGTTTATGGATTTACAGACTTTTGTAAACAACTTCCAAAAAATCTATCCTACCAAATGTAAGATAAAAGGATGTGCCGTATTTTTAATTAGAGAAAAAGAAAGAATAGCTCCATACTTAGTAGAAACGATGATAAAACATGGAATAATCTATGAAGAAAATATATTTTTATCTCTGAAAAAGTTAGACCAACCTTTTGGTATAAAAAGTTATATAGCAGGGGAAATATGTCCAGGAATAAAACATGCCATCGTTGAGTATGGTTATCAAGAAATAGTAAACGTTGAGCAAGAACTAAGAAATTTAGATATTAACGAGAGAGTTGTTTTTTACGGAGTTGATAACGTATACTCTGAAAACCTTATATGGAAGCTCTTTGGTCTTATTAAAAGGATATTCTCAAACTTCGCAGATTTTTACAAACTACCACCTCAAAAGGTCCACGGTGTTGTAGTTAGAATAGAAATTTAA